The genomic stretch TCCTCGGCGCCGCCCCCCCATCGCGGATCCCGACCCCGAACCCGGCGACGATCCAGGCGACACTTGCCTACGCGGatttggcaacggcctcgatagcgcggacgttgttggatacgcacaacgcccttatgaagtgtacggatccaGCCCAAGCCGAGCGCCTCCAGAGGTTGAgcgatgagttgagccggaagttggggcttttgtaggtagtcatttttttcatttctaacttgtgtaacttttttttttaatcaatgaattttttgtcgttcttttagttaatcgttgtgttttttaataagtttgcatttatatatttgaaaacatttgaattaaataacaaaacaatagtaaaattcttagggcgccccactgcaggtggaaacgcaggaggataaaatgctgatgtggcggtgcatatggcaggaggataaaatgctgatgtggcggtgcatagggcgcgccttagggcgccccattgtggatggccttagtctATTAGACTTATCTTAAAGGAAAATATAttgataatatttaatttacgGCATAATTTGTATGTACAGATCGAGATCAACATGTACCGTAAAAACGATATATGTCGTGTGTGTCAAATATAACAGTATAATGGTATTGTTGTATAACATAACGTGTGGGACAAGATGACAAGATTTAAAAGTTTTTAACACGATTAGAAATGGACCACTCACTTGGGGGATAAGGGGAGGGtttatccatacttatatagagGAGGCAGGATGATCACCATgtcgatgtgagacaagatttaagagtttttaACAAAAGTTTCAGCCACAGAACAGGCCTGAATGGAGCGTTCCGTCATGAGCGCAGACTCGCTAACGATTCTGGCGCCGACAACATCAttattcttcttcaacaaatcAGAGCAGGAGGTGAGATCATTTCTTGCGGAAGCGATCATCTTGATCACGCTCTCTCCGTGGCTGGTTCGCTGCTCGCCTTTGGCGGCCCGAAATAGGTCGAACTCCTGCGACGCGTTGCGGAGGCTGTCGTCGCTGTTGCCGATATCTCCGAGGCACGACGTGACGGCGGCGAGCTCCTTCTCAGTGGTCGTCGGCTCGGTGGTCTGCCGCACCATGTACGCTCTCGCCGACTGCACTTGGGCGAGGGTGGCGGAGAGGGCGGcgtaccccattttgttggcgTCGTTGTCCACGAATTGGGAGGCGTACGGCACCAGCAACTCCGCGCAGAAGCTGGCGTTGGAGGTCTTCTGGCACGCCGCTTCCACCCCGCTGTCGGTGGATGCTTGAGCGCCGGCGTAGACGATGGGGAAGAGGAGGAGCAGTATGTGGAATGCGCCTTTAGCCATTCCGTTGCGTGGTTTCAGACTTTCTTTTGATTGTTGAAAATGGGGAAGAATTTCTTGCGGTTAATTGAATGAAGGCGATTCTTCTCTTTCTCAGTATTTGGGTATTAAACATCCGAATATTGATCCGTAATTTTCTATGGTCCAAATTTATTTGGGCTTTCGATACTAACATTTTGAATCAGATGGAAATTAATTTCACTTTTTCTATGCAATTTATTTTCTCATCTACTTTTTGTTCAATCAAACGTAATGAGTCATACTAAATGGGCTGCGTTAAACCCTAAAGTTTAATCAGTTCAAGTTGACCATTTTAGCCCATTTACTCCATCAATATAAATAAAGCCCAACAGAATAATTGaccttttaattaaaattgtaagtgaaaattttaactactaatactgtaataaataaatattaagatAAAAAAATTGGTGATACATATTTCTTGTTGAAAATTGTATGTAAAATACTGTGGCGAAGatgattgaaatagaaaatcaGAAATGAAGCTATCAAAATTCACGAGAATGTTATGTATCAGCCGACATAAACACAAAGAGACAATAAAcacatcaaaattaaaaaaaaacacaaacaagaaaagaaaaactagaAATTATTTCGACATTCCTCTAAACTTTAATATGCACAAGAAAAGCAAAAGCTAGAAATTATTTTGACGTTCCTCTCAACTTTAATGAACACAAGAAAAGCAAAAGCGATAAATTATTTGGACATTGTTCTCAACTTTAATGTACAGACACTATAAGTGAATACTACTAAAAAAGGTTCTGTTTTACGCTATAAGGTTGGGCCATTGTATAGGTCAGCCCATTTGGCTCAAGTTTTGGACTTGAACTAGTACCAAATACAAGATCTATCCCACATGTGAGACACAACCTGCAATATTCCTAACTCTAGTATTAGggtacattattaaaataattatataaaaataatatgggGTACAACTGCTTGTTCTAGTATGGATCCATCAAATACTACACGACAATACAAAATGAGAAACATATTCCACAGTGTTTCGCACATAAAATTGAATCCAAAACTTTTTATTAATATACGAGTCTTGTGATGTGTTTTTCATTCTTTTGTTACATTTATCACCGATACTAATCaatattccctctgtcccataataacatgcattttttcctttttagtccgttccacaagaatatatACTTTATAATTTTGACAAATATTTTCTCCCTATTGAAGTGAGACCTATTCTCTACTGACAAAaccttaattattttttttctttctacctttttcttactttattagtTATGTATTAAAATCCGTACCCAACTAAAAGTGTATATTTTTACGGgataaatggagtatatatttactGAACATTTAAAATTAGTAACCAAATGATAGGGCATACATCACTTAACCATTTGTTTTAGATTGATGTCttgacataattttttttttgaagcgACACAAATTAGACCTTATACGATCAACGAGTAAACAGAAGATTGCAATCAACTCATTTAAATTTGTGTCTATAGAATATGGTGGTCAATAGAAGtttaataaaaacataatacTACTATGATATACTACTACTGAATATGAGACGACGTTCAAACAGTAATATATGAGTCGAATCCTAATTTGATTTCCAATAATTAAAAAGGGTGTGAAGATTTGCAATCTCGCAGCCCACTACCTTTGACTCTTGTTGTTTACCCAATTGCCAATTATTATATCAGCTTCTTCAAGCCTTCATACTCAATTCACAACTTTTTTCGCTTCTTAATTTTCTCCCATTCATACTCAATTACTCCAGACTTTTGGTGCAACTAGTATTTTGCTTCCCTACAAAAGATCAATAGGattgttattttaattgaattcaTCACCACCGATGTATTTGTTCTAATTTTAAGTCTAATTCATTGAAGTTATTCATCAACTAGGATTTACTGTGAGTTATGATAGTTGTGAACTTGTGACATACACGAATTAAATAGTGCGGAGTAGTattatactagtaataaataCTGCATTAAAGCCCGTTATGCAATTTAATTACTCTTTTGTAACTGTATACGGGTTTTCCGCAAGTCCTTCTGCAATCTAGCCCACCAACGGCTATTATTCACCAAATTATTTGCCATTGGTTGTCAAGTTGTTGCATTTAATTTGTTTTCCACCTATCCTCATCAATAAGGAGTAGTAACTCATTTCTGAATTACAAGGTAAActattagtactactaataatttttatattctttCATAATGTAATTGTTACTTGTTCAATAGTTAAATTGCTctaattagtagtagtacattTAAATAGATCACTGGTATAATTTCATTATATTGCAAAACTGGGGCGAGATCGCCATCATTATATATCAtacaatcaaattaaaataaacatgGACAAACAAAAGCACTCGATCACTCAACTCAACCTCGTACATGTGAACTAAAAACACAAAACCAGACGACTTAATTATACTTGTCCGCAAACTTATTACAGAGCGCGAGCGCATTACTAGTAACCTGCGCCACATTAGTCATCCGGGTCCTGATGGAGTTCTTGATCCGGCCATTCAAGGCCCGGCCAGCAAAGCCGTCCGAGCAGGTGGAGTCATCGGTGAGTGCGGCGCTGACCCACGTCTGCAGATTGCTCATGTGCCAAGTGAACTCCGGGCCCTTGCCCCGGCCCAAGTTCTTGAGCTCCTTCACCGATTTGCTGAGCCTATCGACGCTGTCGCTGATCTCCTCCAAGCAGTCCTTGATGGCGGAGCGCTCCCTCGGCTTCAGCCCGCGGAACTTTGTGAGCTTCGCCACGAATGATTTTGTCGATTCGGCCGTGTGGACGCTCACTGTCAGCGCCGTCATCACCAGCTGCCGCGGGCTTTTGTTGATGCTTGACGCGTATGTTGAGAGGGACTTCTCGCACACGGCGGGGTATGTGGTGGCCTTGCATGAGCTTCTGATGAAGCTGCCCGCCGGGTTTgtggcggaggcggaggcggaggcgtaTACGAGAGAGAGGATTATGAGTGAGAATATTGTGAGAGTGGTGGGAGAAGCCATTTTTTCTCGTTTGTGGGAATCTCT from Salvia splendens isolate huo1 chromosome 4, SspV2, whole genome shotgun sequence encodes the following:
- the LOC121798305 gene encoding 21 kDa protein-like produces the protein MASPTTLTIFSLIILSLVYASASASATNPAGSFIRSSCKATTYPAVCEKSLSTYASSINKSPRQLVMTALTVSVHTAESTKSFVAKLTKFRGLKPRERSAIKDCLEEISDSVDRLSKSVKELKNLGRGKGPEFTWHMSNLQTWVSAALTDDSTCSDGFAGRALNGRIKNSIRTRMTNVAQVTSNALALCNKFADKYN